GTATCTCTGTAACATCCCCCCTTAAATTGATGCTGGTGgatcaagaagcatcaatttgtcaaTTTGTCAACCAAGAACTGATGTTGGTGCCGAGAAAGAGTTTTAGTAAATATGTCTGCAGTTTGAAGTTCAGTGGAAATATGAGGGAGTGTAATCACATGTTTGTCAAAAGATTTACGTATAGAATGACAATCGACCTCGATATGTTTCGTACGCTCATGGAAGATAGAATTAGTGGCGATCTGAATAGCACTGgtattatcagcatgaagaggAGTGTGATGTAGCTAAGGAAAACCAAGTTCATCCAATAAACCACGAAGCCATGTGATTTCAGAGCATGTGGAAGACATAGCACGATACTTAGACTCAATAGAGGAATTGgaaactctgtcttgcttcttactcttccaagaaatgagtgcattgcctaAGAACATGCACCAGCCAGTAACAGAGCGACGAGTATCTGCACATCTGGCctaatcagcatcactataccCCACCAACTGTAAGGAAGATTCTTTAGGAAAGAACAACCTGCGTGTAGAGGTGTCCTTCAAATATCGGATAATGCGACGGACAACGGCTAAATGAAGATGTCAGAGAGCTTGCATAAATTGACTAACTTGTTGTACAGCAAAAGAAATGTCAGGACGAGTAATCGTCAagtagttcaaactcccaacaAGTTGCCGATACAAGGATGGATCTGATAGAAGCTCCCCTTCTTCCTGACGAAGCTTAAGATTTACCTCTAAGGGAGTAAAAAAAGAGTTATCCGATTGGAGACCACCCAATGAAATAACGTCTTGCGTGTATTTGTGCTGGTGTAACAACGTACCAGTTGGAGTAAGCTGTACCTCAAGGCCAAGAAAATACTGCAGGGGACCAAgattttcatgtgaaaagaggtcttgagatgctgttgtaattgcttaattaactcaGTATTGGAGCCAGTGATCACAATGTCATCGACATATACGAGAAGCAATACGATTCCTGCAGAAGTCTGgcgaagaaaaagagaggaatcaAACTGACTCTGagtaaaatgaaaagcaagcaggttagagcgaaatttttcaAACCATGTACGCGAAGCCTGTTTCAGTCCATACAATGATCGACGTAGCCGACAAACCTCCGAGGAAGGTGTAGCAAACATGTCGGGAGGTGGGGACATAtagatttcttccttcaaatcccCATGTAGAAAATCATTATTCACATCCATTTGCAGGAGAGACCACCCTTGCGACGCGGCAAGTGCCAAGATAGTCCGCATAGTAGTCATTTTGATAACAGGTGCAaatgtttcttcataatcaataccgTACTCCTGTCGGTTCCCAAGAACCACGAGACGGGCCTTATATCTGTCCAATGAGCCATCAGCTAGAAACTTGATTGAGtatacccatttacaaccaataggtttCACATCAGAGGGACAAATTATAAGATTCCAAGTATGATTGTCTTGAAGAGGTTGGATTTCCTCTTACATGGCCTGCTGCCAACAAGCTTGGGTGGATGCCTGGGTATAAGAGTGAGGAACAGAATTAGTGTCGAGAGTGGCAGTAAGCGAGATGTGAGGAAATCCATACCTATCTGGTGGACGTGTAACCTGGGTGGACTGTCGAGATATAGGAACCGCAGAATCAGATGACGAATCAGTGTCTGGAAGGGGCGTTGAAGAAGGGGGAAGACGTCGATGATACACCATACCTGGTTGAAATCGCTTAATAGAAGAAGACACATCATCAAAAGCGGGAAGAAGAGTAATAGGAGGATTAGAAATAACCTAAGACTgaaataaatattgattttcgaAGAATATCACATTCCGTGAGATTCAGGATTTATTTGCATGAGCATCATAACAAGCAAATCCTTTTTGAGTAGGACTATATCCCATAAAGGCACACGTGACAGATTGTGCAGCAAGCTTGTGACGCTCAACAACTGgcagatgaacaaaacaaacacacccaaaggTATGGAATGATTGCTACTCAGGAGATATGCCAAATAATCGAAAATATGGAGAATCATAATCTAGAGTAGTAGTAGGCAAACGATTTATCAAATAGACAGCAGTAGATAAAGCTTCTACCCAGAACTTAGAAGGTATAGAAGAATCAATCAACAAAGTACGAATGACATCTAAGAGATGACGATTTTTACGCTCAgcgactccattttgttgaggagtataaGGACAAGAACGCTGGGAAACGATCCACTTTTGCTgaagaaaagtttgaaaagattAAGACATGTAGTCTCCTCTTGAGTTGGAGCGTAAAGTTTTAATACAAGTACTGAACTGTGTCTCAACAAGcgcaacaaatttttgaaagacagaAAATACGTCAGCTTTAGAACAGAGAAAATATATCTAGGTGAATTGACTATAATCATCGATAAACGTTACAAAATAACGATACTGACCATGAGAAATAACAGGACTCACACCCCAAACGTCAGTATGCACGATCTCAAAACAGCTAGAAGCACGACTACCATGCACAGGAAAAggtaaagttttacttttactaaGACGACAAGTAGCACAATCAAAAGAtacaggagaagaagaaaagtaatttttattgcCTAAAAAACCATGTTTCATAAGATGAGTCAAGACAACAGAATTAGGATGACCTAATTTCTTATGCCAAACTTCACTAGTATTGGTAGTAGCCGCGAAACAACATTAGGAACAGAAAATTGTAATGGAAATAAACGACCTATTTTAGGCTCCTTCGCGATCACTGTTCTTGACACCTGATCCTGCACAAGACAACCATCACGAGAAAAGTGAATATTGCAATTATTATCTACCAATTGTCCAACAGAAATCCAGGAGAGACAAAAACATCGCGAAATGAAGAGCCCAAAATACCAACAACAGTAATAGGAAGAGTACTGCCATCAACAATCTGAATATTTTGCTTGCCTCTATACTTACGAACACCATGGAGACCTGTCGTAGTACCAGTCATATGTTAGAAGCGCCCGAATCAACAATTCAAGAAGTTGAGTTAGTACCTGTACCTTGCAGGCCTAAGACCGTAAAAGCAGACACAATCATCTGTTGGACCATTGCTGGTGTGAGAACAGATGAATCAGGACTTACAGTAGGCGGtgcagaagatgaagaaggagaCTGTACAGCAGCTTGAAAAGCTTGGGATTGGCAATTCTGAGGACACACGCGACAGTCTTTGATGAGATGTCCCTCTTTTTTGCAGTAGTTACAAACTTTCTTCGAACAGTTGCGAGCAATGTGACCGAACTTCTTGCAACTAAAACACTGCAATTtgtttctccctctcccttgtgCTGCATAGGTGACATTCACAGCCTCAGAAAAGACCTTCTCAGAAGTCATACCCATCTAAGTATATAATCGTTGTTCTTCATGCAATAAATCTCCCAAGCAAATATCCAAGGAAGGAACCGGATTACGGTTCAATAAACTGGCTCGAACAGGCTCAAATTCAGGTTGAAGCTTCATCAAAAATTGATCGCGTTGACTCTCAACATGAACCGCTTGAAGAGCCACGAGGGCCGCGGTGGGAACCTTAGCATGAACAATAGCAGAATACTCGCtccaaatattaataaaagtataataaaattGCTCAATGGTCAAATTACCTTGAGTGTAATTGCTAATTTCCAATTCCAATTGGAATTTTCGAGCGCTATGATCTTGGTGATAAATACGATGTAGATGGGCCCACATAGCTTGAGCCGTAGTGAAACACTGAAGAGTGGTGACAAGATGGGGCTCAATCGTTTCCAATAGCCAAGAGATCACCTTAGTATCCTTGACCTCCCATTGGGCAAATTCCTTTTCATTAGTGGAAACTCAAACAGAACTAtcaatatgatttgattattctttccctttcaagaacattttaaattgaaattcccACGTAGGAAAATTCTTTCCAGTAAAACGAACAATAGTATTTTCAATAGACATAATGAAAAACACTTAGAGAAATATGCTCAAGTAGTCAATCCAATGAGCGACAAGCCTAACTCAAAGTCACGGTAACAAGGGGGGGGGCCCAAGGTCCTAAATAAGTCCACGCTCAAAATAAAAGGCCCAGACTAAAAATAAAGGGCCCAAAGTCACAAGAATAAAAGGCACTTACAGACAAAGGAGAAATACTTCGAAAGCTGCCCAGAAAATTACGGAAACCAGCAGAGAGACCCGACTGCAACACAGCCACCCAGAAACTTTCGGACtgccacaaaaaaaaagaaaaaagaaaaaagaaaaaacctccaCAGAAATTGTCGATTCTCACCAAAGGTGACACCCGCATGTCTTCAGCCACTAGAAACTACCCAGAAACTGCCGACAAGCACCAACAAACCACCATAGACGTAGCCGACCACCACACAGCCACCCACAGAAGGAGTCGACCTCACAGAAACTGCCTTCTGCCACAGAAATGGCCGACTGCCCCATAGCTGCCCAACCACCACGAGAAGGCACCAAAAGGAGCCCACAAGGCAAAACAGTGTTCGCAACACCCAAAATAACTCTGACAGCCACCAAATACTCGAGCCCACAAGTGAAAACACCACAGACACCACAAGTGAAAACACCACAAGAGAAACTTGCGGAAACagcgagagaaaaaaaaattcctcccGTCGCAACACGCCAATGCTCAAGGATTAAGATCACAGAGATGAATATCAGAGTAGTGGCTCTGATGCCATGTCAAGTTTGGTCTGAATCACTCTTTCCattgttttccttcatttatatagaaaagggtTACAACCGAGCACTGATTCTAGCACTTAATTGTGGTTGGTCTTACTATACACGTTAGCTGATATTTACACGTTAAGTCTATTTACTGTACACGAAGAGTCTATTTACTGTACACGTTATCTATTTATCTGCTATGCTATCTAGATATAGAAAGCATTTCTGTAAAAGTATCTCTGTAACAAATCTAACCTTACCTAAAAGAGATAACTACAATTACTTAAAACTCTTAGCCATTCTATCTATTAATCAAGATAGGGTTTGGAAATATTACCAGTAATCACTCCGACATTAGccgcctcgtttgttttcaaatcCACCGCTCTTGGTGTGATTGCATAAACTTTGGCTTTCACGAGGGTTTTCACCATGCCTCCTGGCGTGGTTGTTCCTCCAGGTGTGTTCTGCGGACATTCTCGGATCATGTGACGAGTCTGGCTGCATCTTAAACATGCTCCCGTTGCGAGTCAACATTCTCTACTATGCCTTCGTCCACTTCTTCTACACGGTGGTGGTGTAACTGGTATTGCGTTCCTGACTACTTTCCTTTTTCCTTATCCATAGTATGGGGAACCTTCCTCTTTCTCGCATCTTTCCTGGGTGAGTAGGGTATTCCTCTCTTCTGGTTCATATGAACTTGAGAAATTAGACTTCTTTGTAGACGCTACATTCACCAATTCTTGGAAATTCTCGATCTGCAAGCACGCAACTTGATTCCGAATCCTCAGCTGCAATCCATCCTGAAATTTCGTAGCTTGTATCTTTTCCGTTCCAATCAAGTGGGGCAAACCTTCCCAACTCCATGAATCGGGCTGAATACTGTTCGACCATCGTATTGCCTTGTACCAAGTTGGCAAATTCCAATGCCTTTTGTTGTGTGGTCGTCTCCGGAAAGAACTGATTGTCAAATTCCTTCTTGAACCGCTCCCACGTGAGCGTagccacatcttccaactcttgTGCCAATAATTGACGTTTTGTATCCCACCATATGCCGGCCTCTCCTTGGAGTAGATGTCCAGCATGTTGAACCTTCTGTTCCTCTGTACATCCACTTATATCATAGGTACGTTCTAAATCAATGAGCCACTTGTTGGCTCGCAACACTCCTTTCGTTCCCAAGAAATTCGGGTATCGATAGACCAAGAACTGCTCAAATGGGCATCCCCGAACATCTCCTCTATGGGTGTCTTGCCGAACGTTTTGTCCTTGCTCCATTTGATTTCTCACTACTTTTGTCATTTGGCAAATAGCCTTCGCTATAGCTTGACCGCCTTCCATTGGTTGGTTTCCAGTATCTTACTCCCTACGCCTGGGAGAAGCATCGTCTCATCGGTTTCGCACCATGACTTCTTCTTTCTCTTAAAATGCATAAAGTCAACCGTGAGTCAAGCTTTCCTAAGAAGGAAAACACCAACTTCCATCCATTGCATCCATGAGTTTCCACGCGTACTCTTTCTCGATATGATTCTTCCAAGATTTAAGCCTATAGCTATAAGATCAAAGCCTATAACTACAAGATTGAAGCCTAGCTTTGGTACCATGAAATTCCCTAGGACAACTTGTAGGTTTATCCAGAGACGTAATTGCTCTGAAACCACCGTCTGCGACGCCCCCAATCCCCTCGCTCGGGATTTGACGGTGACTGAAtgcgtcgggacatgtaacacaacgatacatacccctcgtacatgataggtaagatgcaatgcacctaacatctagcagtatgcaataaaaatCGCAGTGgaaaatttttttctatctaCTTAAGCACGGTGGCGAAATGAATAAGACACATGGTACCAATAAGTGCAAATATCTCAAAAGCTTTCATATAAGCATAAGTGCTTCAAAATAAGAGTTGTGTTACCAAAAGATTTCCAAAATAAGTAGTCTATCATAAAGTTATTCCCAAAACACGGGACTCTTCAAAAGTATAGAGGCCATAGATAATCTCCTAATTTCTCACTTTGCAATTTTCCCAATACTAGAGATCCATCAGGGGACAAAACCCAAAAGACTCCATGAGACCGCATCTCGGGTGAAAAAAGTCCTACTTCCCTAGCAAGTTCCTTTCCTTCAACATACGCCTCGCTAACCTCCGTGAGGATACACATGATTTGATccaatttttgtgaaaattgtgaAGTCTTTATCGGGTCAGCGAGCAAAGTACTAAATCTGGGATCTTTTAGACTAACTAACAAGTCCTAAAGAAGCGGGGCTGTCATCTCCAAGGCAGCTGCAGCATAGAGGCATCATCCCTTAATGGTGTATTTGTCCTCTATTCGGGTGCCATCTAAATTCATGGTTCAATAGGGTTTTGTACACCtgctacaacttctaccattccggatggggaatggtagtggaaactaccacagtgagattttgataaattttagcAAGTAAACAGTCAACACACCACAGATAACAGAAGCATATAAAAGCAAACtacaaatgaatgcatggacatgtactaaCCTTGACTTATGCAACTTGACCCTTTCCATAAAACAACTTTTCATCTTTTAAACTCTTAACACATGTTCATATATCATTTGAGCTCGGGTTCCtattcatatcataacatatcatgccaTTTccttatcatttcatatcatattatattgaaatcacgtctcatcatttcatatcatgtcataacatatcatggcaTTTCCTCCCAAATCCGAAACCCATCTTGCCTTCATTTCCCCATCTTACCCTTCTTCTTTTGTCTTGGTTAAAAGCACTTAGTGGTCGAAAGGTCATTTCCTCCAAAACCCTAACCTTCCTAAGATTTTCCTCCAATGCATGAGTGACATGTGGCGTCAGGAGTGTGTGGGTTCTTGGGCTTGTCGAAATCACCATGTCACTTGAGGTGATTTTTGTGTCATTCCCTAGGCAGTTTTTGggtctctttctctccctcttagCGTCGGCCACATCCTTGCTTTTTCCTCAAAAAGTCTTCTAGAAACTTGCCTTTTTATCTTCCCTAGTATGACACATCTTGGAACTCACAAAGTTACTTTTTCTCCTAAGCTTGATATGTGTCCATGAGAAGCTTGTGTCTTGCAAAAAGTGGCGCCTAACACTCCATCATCCGAAAATCCTATGTCCTTTTGgcttcttccactttttcttccAAGGATCTAATACATGGTTGACAAGTGTCACCTTAGTCCTATTCTAGAAAGACCAAAAATTCCTTTTCTTGCCATGTGGCGCCTCTTCCTTGTCCCATGGTCTAACTTGGGCCTTCTAAAGCAATACTCTCATGGGTCTACTTCCTTGGGCCTATTTCTTCTATTTCCTCTTGTGGGCTAGAGagtaaggccccgtttggttgcaagactcagTTGAGAtcttcagtctaattttaagttgagtctaacatccaaacatccaactctcaaattactaaacttatttcaactcaaaatctccttacacgtgggatccacaatctttttcaacttaacacatctttataagtgggacacacaacctttttcaattttctataaatagtactaaattcatcttaacatccaaacacatttaaactcattttagatgagCCTCACATAACTCACTCCatctactcaactcactattattcataaagagctCATCTCagcttaactcaactcaactcaacatccaaatgcagcctaaaAGATCCAAATCCaacctaaaaatagaaaaggccGAATGAATTCTTTCAACACAGAGTCAAAAATCCAATGGCAAAAATATCATCCATACAAAAATGTGAACGAGGTTCCTCATGAAAAATCCAGGGTGTCACAGGTATGTAGTTTTGTGTTATATGTCCTGACGCATTTAGTCAccgtcaaatcccaagtggGGGGCTGGGGGCGTCGCATAGGTGCTCTAACAACTTTAGTGGCTGGAACATTCAATGGATATGTGGTTGAGGGTCATGGTGCCATAACGTTGGTGGGTGGTGGTGTGCTAGGCATGTGTGTGAGTGCTTGGGTATGTGGTGGTTTAACCTAGGACGTGTGTGCTTGAGGGTGTGAGGGAAAGGCAAGAAGACTTACAGATGGAGTGGGGTGGTGCACGGTGTGGGGAGCCTAGGTTGTGGTGGCCAAATGAGTGATTTGTAGAGCGTGCAAGGGGTGCGGTGCAAATCTTGAGGAGCAAAGTGGGTATGCCGACTTGTAAGGTTCTATAAATAGGGTTTTGTGGATTGCGAGTCCAACTGGGATAAAACTTCTAGCGTTGTGACCTAGGGGTATCCAAAATGGGCTTGGGGTCTTGGTCATCCTAGGGTTTTCGGCTAGACTTTGTCATCCTAGGGTTTTTTGGCTAGACTAGGAGGTGTGATTACCTTAAGAGTTATGATTAGGTTGGATATTGTGATTGGGTTAGGAGTTGTGATTGGACTAGGAATTGTGATTGTAGTAGGTTTTTTTATCTTAACCTAGATGGCTTACTCCCGTGGGGCTCTTAATGGGCTTGGGCAAGCCTAGTACTTGGGCTTGCTCGCCCTCCCTTGGTTGTTGTGGGCTCGGCCCTAGTGGGCTTGGGCCTAGTTGTAGTGTCAAATCCAAATTTTGCTTTCTAAAAATAGAACCCTAATTCTAGTATAACCCTAACTTTTCTAAATTAGAAACTTGAAGGTTCGGGGTGTTACAGGTCTTATATTGAGATTATCTGTTGTCACTACAGTGGAGTTTGGTTGCCATGATGGAAGACGATTTGTAAAACAATTTCAGGCTAAAAAACTCCGTCCTTTCTTTCCTTCGATAAGTTCCATGGACCTGGTACACAGCATTGAGGGTGAGGCCCAATGGTAGAACCTCTTGCTATTTTCTAAAAGGACCAGACTAGCACAATGAAGTGAAATAATATCACTTAGACAGGTGTTGGTGTGTCACCAGCTTTGCCATTCGCGCTTTGACACTGTTCAGTTTTGTCTCTCATACTGGCCTTACTAGATTCTGCCTTATAAGGCAGTTAATTGACATATTTCATTCTTTTAATTAGTAGCTTTACCCACACAAGCAGGGGATTGTTTATCATATAATGTGTGTTAGTGTGGTTGAAGGTCTGTATGCACCGTCACCCAAAGTTTCTTGGTTTTAGATAATGAGGTTATCCACTCCATCACTGGTTCAGATGCTggatttgttttcattttcaggTACCATGTCTCAAGGACAACTATGCATATCTTTTACATGATGTAGATACAGGCACAGTTGGTGTTGTTGATCCTTCTGAAGCTGTACCCGTTATAGATGCCTTGAGGAGGAGAAATCAAAATTTGACATACATATTGAACACTCATCATCATTATGATCACACTGGCGGGAATGCAGAGCTAAAAGAAAGGTACGGTGCAAaggtatgatatatatattttttttttgggcaaggTCTGATATTGTTTTGTCATGCTAgatgttttcttcttcaatatcGTTAACTGTTGACTCTCAAAAGAACATAGCATGGCCTCTTTTGTGTAATACAAGGACCCATTGCGGAGAAGCCTTTGCCATGGAACTATAATACTGAAAATCTGATACTCATCAATTCAACTGCATAGTATTTGAAAAACCTTTGCTAAATTGCAATGAGTCTAAATGGATTTTTTCTACTGTTAAGAATTTACTTTGCTTTTTTCATATGTCAAATTGTCATAATTTAGCAGTACATTTGAAGAATTGCTGAGAATTGTTTTAAAACTGGTATAGCTGCTACTCTTAGGACAATAAGAATTTTCTAGAAATTTCTTTGTgacatatatttcttggagcTAATTTGGCTGCATTGGGTTAGGATTGAATGATGGATTGTATGGTGTCTGTTTAGAAGATTTCCCATGAACTTCACAAAAGTCATCTTGCCTTTCTTGAAcctatttgatttttatattgattGCAATGGTCATAAAGTTTTCCTCTAACTCTTTGTTACCTGTAGGTGATTGGTTCAGCAATAGACAGGGATAGGATTCCTGGTATTGATATTGTTCTGAATGATGGAGACAAGTGGATGTTTGCAGGCCACGAGGTGCTTGTAATGGAAACCCCGGGACATACTCGAGGTTGTGCTTATTACCTTGTTAAATTAGAAAATCCAATGGAAAAGCTTTCATTCGGCCAATCATGCTAGATTATTGTCCTTGTGTTTGGTTAAAAGAAtgttttttcttcccttcttttctttttcgaaCAATTTGCTAAGAATTCTGTAAGGAGCAATTTTCTTGTTACTTCAATTTGTAATACTTTAattatgtttgttttattgTAATTATAAATGTATAACATTGACAGTGATGGAAATAATCTTGCAATTTATATGAAGTGTTGCATAGTGGTTTTGATGATCATGAGTTGCATTTATACAAGTTGGAACTGAAGTAAAACTTTTTCCATGTCTAATTCTACCATCATATATGATCTTATTGTTAAACAAAGGTTTTTCTATGTCATTAGGCTTTCCCTTCATGGTTAAAGTttgcaagaaaaagaaatgacttTAATTATGTGATTTCCAAGACAGTAGTTCCATTGTATTGTAACACAAAATGATCCATTCCCCTTTgtgtttgtaaatttaaataaactacCTGGGAgttccactctctctctctaagtttttttcttgatataaattaaataacaaaattgcCTCGCTTAAGTTTGCTAAACATTTTGTATAGATTTGTATTTGTTAGTTCTTTGCCTGAACCATCGGATTGGTGGATGACAAGAACATTTGGAAATTTGCATGTATAGGGTGTTTTAGACTTTTTAAGATATATAGGTTTATGACCTACCTGTAATTCtagttacttttatttgcaaGTGGATTCATATCTCCGCAAATTTCACCATTATTCTGGACCTATAGCAGATGGTTCTAGTTTTTCTGCCTTGATTTCCTTTTATCATTCTCTACTCTTCTGTTGCATGCAGGCCATATTAGCTTCTATTTTCCTGGATCTGGGGCAATTTTTACAGGAGACACTTTGTTCAGCTTGTCATGTGGCAAGCTTTTTGAAGGAACCCCTGAACAGGTAAACTTGGATTCTTTATTCTGCCCTGTTCATAGATTTGATATCTGCAGAAGAGGGTGCTGTTACCTTTCTTATCATCTTAGGTTGATGTTGTATGGTCATTTCATCCCTTTGTTTATAAATCTGTTGTAAATTTGATATTTCTCGTGTAGGGAGAACATAACTGATAACTATGAGTGGTGGAATTGAAGTTTATCATTACTAAATTTTTAAGACATTCATGTTAGAAAAGCTTGAATAATAGTTAACTGATCGGCCATGTAGTGACTTAGGAATTGATTCTGTTTCTCATGTTCTTCACGTCTCATCTGTTTTGGCTTGGTAATAGCATATTTTTGCAAAGATCAAAGTTTAGTTACTCTGAGAAAACTGGTAAAGATTTCATGCTTTTGTCATTATTTATGCAATGTAACAGTTGATTGTAGATGTTACAGATGCTATCTTCCCTTCAGAAGATCGTGTCTTTGCCAGATGATACAAACATATATTGTGGTCATGAATACACATTGGTCAGTCATCTGTCATCAACCTTTAATGTTTCCTACTCATTTTTCTCGTGAATCTTAAAAGTTATAGAGGCCCTAACTATGAGATCTGCATTTTGACAGAGTAATTCAAAGTTTGCTTTGTCTATTGAACCCCAAAATGAGGCACTCAAATCCTATGTGGCCCATGTAGTCCATCTTCGAAGCAAGGGCCTGCCAACGGTACTCCCCCCGAGACTTCCTTTCCTTCATAATTAGTAGGAAAGTCTTTTCAGTATCAAAATTTGAAGCTTTTGCACCATAAATCTTGAGAGATCCTTAATTCAGTTACTAGGTCACATGATGTGAATATGTATTGTTAACGTGTTTTTCCAAGCTATttgtattttctattttgtgcATGCCTTGCCGTTGAATTTGATCAACATTTTATATaggagcaatgctagatacagtccccatttggggactgcaatacaagcctaggaaattttatctttaattttttttaaaattacaaaactatccctcttgaaatgatgctttttctcatttaataaagggtctGCACATGCAatccccaagtggggactgcaaatag
This window of the Juglans regia cultivar Chandler chromosome 12, Walnut 2.0, whole genome shotgun sequence genome carries:
- the LOC108992449 gene encoding probable hydroxyacylglutathione hydrolase 2, chloroplastic isoform X2, giving the protein MISKASTAMAVFPCSRVRSGLRVWPGVRQLCFRKGLLYGFLRFFSTPLKTLRGASRSLRVNQFCSVVNLSSALQIELVPCLKDNYAYLLHDVDTGTVGVVDPSEAVPVIDALRRRNQNLTYILNTHHHYDHTGGNAELKERYGAKVIGSAIDRDRIPGIDIVLNDGDKWMFAGHEVLVMETPGHTRGHISFYFPGSGAIFTGDTLFSLSCGKLFEGTPEQMLSSLQKIVSLPDDTNIYCGHEYTLSNSKFALSIEPQNEALKSYVAHVVHLRSKGLPTIPTTLSIEKSCNPFLRTSSMEIRRSLNISDTADDAEALCVIRQSKDNF
- the LOC108992449 gene encoding probable hydroxyacylglutathione hydrolase 2, chloroplastic isoform X1 encodes the protein MISKASTAMAVFPCSRVRSGLRVWPGVRQLCFRKGLLYGFLRFFSTPLKTLRGASRSLRVNQFCSVVNLSSALQIELVPCLKDNYAYLLHDVDTGTVGVVDPSEAVPVIDALRRRNQNLTYILNTHHHYDHTGGNAELKERYGAKVIGSAIDRDRIPGIDIVLNDGDKWMFAGHEVLVMETPGHTRGHISFYFPGSGAIFTGDTLFSLSCGKLFEGTPEQMLQMLSSLQKIVSLPDDTNIYCGHEYTLSNSKFALSIEPQNEALKSYVAHVVHLRSKGLPTIPTTLSIEKSCNPFLRTSSMEIRRSLNISDTADDAEALCVIRQSKDNF